In the genome of Capra hircus breed San Clemente chromosome 5, ASM170441v1, whole genome shotgun sequence, one region contains:
- the CD69 gene encoding early activation antigen CD69 — protein MNSEDFSATETSSLHLKREPQSHAAGTYSATYHEGSIQVPIPCAVVNVVFITTLIIALVALSVGQYNCPGQHVSSAPPNIHVFPCSDDWIGHKGKCYLISKKTKNWTLAQNSCSKHDATLAVIDSKEDMSFLKQYVSRAEHWIGLRNEAGQTWKWSNGQEFNNWFNLTGSENCAVLNSAEVSSTECDKNLHWICSKPSK, from the exons ATGAATTCTGAAGATTTTTCTGCAACAGAGACCAGCTCCTTGCACCTGAAAAGAGAACCACAAA GTCATGCCGCTGGGACTTACTCTGCAACATATCATGAAGGATCCATTCAAGTTCCTATCCCATGTGCTGTAGTAAACGTGGTCTTCATTACCACTCTCATCATAGCTCTCGTTGCTCTATCAG TGGGCCAGTACAACTGTCCAGGACAACATGTGTCATCAGCGCCACCAAACATCCATGTGTTTCCATGCTCAGATGATTGGATTGGACACAAGGGGAAATGCTATCTTATTtccaagaaaacaaagaactggaCCTTGGCCCAAAACTCTTGCTCCAAACACGATGCCACTCTTGCTGTCATTGATTCTAAAGAGGACATG agctttttaaaacaatatgtgAGTAGAGCTGAACACTGGATCGGGCTGAGAAATGAAGCTGGCCAGACGTGGAAATGGTCAAATGGCCAAGAATTTAACAACTG GTTCAACCTTACAGGGTCTGAGAACTGTGCAGTTCTGAACAGTGCAGAGGTCAGCAGCACAGAATGTGACAAGAATTTACACTGGATATGTAGCAAACCCTCCAAATAA